A window of the Zeugodacus cucurbitae isolate PBARC_wt_2022May chromosome 2, idZeuCucr1.2, whole genome shotgun sequence genome harbors these coding sequences:
- the LOC105216753 gene encoding uncharacterized protein LOC105216753 isoform X3, which translates to MAVQHATSLPSATLTLPQAVESPSQQAAVAVAATAPEAENEVNKAVPSAVVTGAEVAVAAAQSLSILPADELPSRTQCGKVGDFCNLADDCCTKRCLTYAKRCVT; encoded by the exons GTGCAGCATGCAACAAGTTTGCCGAGTGCAACGCTGACATTGCCACAAGCGGTGGAGTCGCCAAGCCAACAGGCGGCGGTTGCGGTGGCGGCCACAGCGCCAGAGGCTGAGAACGAAGTCAACAAGGCGGTGCCGAGTGCAGTGGTGACAGGCGCTGAAGTTGCGGTTGCTGCGGCGCAGTCGCTGTCGATATTGCCAGCGGATGAG CTTCCGTCGCGCACACAATGTGGTAAAGTTGGTGATTTTTGCAATTTGGCCGATGATTGTTGCACGAAACGCTGTCTCACTTATGCTAAAAGATGTGTGACCTAA